A single window of Coturnix japonica isolate 7356 chromosome 17, Coturnix japonica 2.1, whole genome shotgun sequence DNA harbors:
- the GRIN1 gene encoding glutamate receptor ionotropic, NMDA 1 isoform X4, translating to MSAMRLLLLALLFSSSFARAGCDPKIVNIGAVLSTKKHEQIFREAVNQANKRHGTWKLQLNATSVTHKPNAIQMALSVCEDLISSQVYAILVSHPPAPNDHLTPTPVSYTAGFYRIPVIGLTTRMSIYSDKSIHLSFLRTVPPYSHQANVWFEMMRVFNWNHVILIVSDDHEGRAAQKKLETLLEERESKSKKRNYENLDQLSYDNKRGPKAEKVLQFDPGTKNVTSLLLEAKELEARVIILSASEDDAATVYRSAAMLNMTGSGYVWLVGEREISGNALRYAPDGVIGLQLINGKNESAHISDAVAVVAQAVHDLFEKENITDPPRGCVGNTNIWKTGPLFKRVLMSSKYSEGVTGRVEFNEDGDRKFANYSIMNLQNRKLVQVGIYNGSNVLTNDRKIIWPGGETEKPQGYQMSTKLKIVTIHQEPFVYVKPTQADGTCREEFTINGDPVKKVFCTGPNETIPGRPTVALCCYGFCIDLLIRLAGVMNFTYEVHLVADGKFGTQERVNNSNKKEWNGMMGELLSGQADMIVAPLTINNERAQYIEFSKPFKYQGLTILVKKEIPRSTLDSFMQPFQSTLWLLVGLSVHVVAVMLYLLDRFSPFGRFKVNSEEEEEDALTLSSAMWFSWGVLLNSGIGEGAPRSFSARILGMVWAGFAMIIVASYTANLAAFLVLDRPEERITGINDPRLRNPSDKFIYATVKQSSVDIYFRRQVELSTMYRHMEKHNYESAAEAIQAVRDNKLHAFIWDSAVLEFEASQKCDLVTTGELFFRSGFGIGMRKDSPWKQNVSLAILKSHENGFMEDLDKTWVRYQECDSRSNAPATLTFENMAGVFMLVAGGIVAGIFLIFIEIAYKRHKDARRKQMQLAFAAVNVWRKNLQRELRRRSKCIPEHALRTSGIHFGYPRAVAEPDLVTPSPVGKVTLIGTKAIGEESLSAPAAERGRSPRLAAPAPWRLVLPACANQQYHPTDITGQLNLSDPSVSTVV from the exons ATGAGCGCCatgcggctgctgctgctcgctCTGCTCTTCTCATCCTCCTTCGCCCGCGCCGGCTGCGACCCCAAGATCGTCAATATCGGCGCGGTGCTGAGCACCAAGAAGCACGAGCAGATCTTCCGCGAGGCGGTGAACCAGGCCAACAAGCGGCACGGCACCTGGAAGCTGCAGCTCAACGCCACCTCGGTCACGCACAAACCCAACGCCATTCAGATGGCTCTCTCCGTCTGCGAGGACCTCATCTCCAGCCAG GTCTATGCAATATTAGTTAGTCACCCTCCTGCTCCCAACGATCACCTAACACCAACACCCGTATCATACACAGCTGGCTTCTACAGGATCCCTGTCATTGGTCTGACAACACGCATGTCTATATATTCTGATAAG AGCATCCACCTGTCCTTTTTGCGCACGGTCCCACCATACTCTCACCAGGCCAACGTCTGGTTTGAGATGATGAGAGTCTTCAACTGGAATCACGTCATTCTGATAGTCAGCGACGACCACGAAGGTCGTGCTGCACAAAAGAAGCTGGAGACCCTCTTGGAGGAGAGAGAGTCCAAG AGTAAAAAAAGGAACTATGAAAACCTCGACCAACTTTCCTATGACAACAAGCGAGGACCCAAG GCTGAGAAAGTGCTGCAGTTTGACCCCGGGACCAAAAATGTGACATCGCTGCTGCTGGAGGCGAAAGAGCTGGAGGCTCGTGTCATCATCCTCTCCGCCAG TGAGGATGATGCGGCAACGGTGTACAGATCAGCAGCCATGCTCAATATGACGGGCTCCGGCTACGTGTGGCTGGTGGGGGAACGGGAGATTTCGGGCAATGCCCTGCGCTATGCCCCTGATG GAGTCATCGGCTTACAGCTCATCAATGGGAAAAATGAGTCAGCCCACATAAGCGATGCTGTGGCGGTGGTGGCCCAGGCTGTGCACGACTTGTTTGAGAAGGAGAACATCACCGACCCACCACGGGGCTGTGTGGGCAACACCAACATCTGGAAGACGGGGCCCCTTTTCAAGAG GGTGTTAATGTCCTCCAAGTACTCGGAGGGTGTCACCGGACGGGTAGAATTCAATGAGGACGGGGACAGGAAGTTTGCCAATTACAGCATCATGAACCTGCAGAACCGCAAACTGGTCCAGGTTGGGATTTACAATGGTAGCAAT GTCTTGACCAACGACCGGAAGATAATCTGGCCAGGGGGAGAGACTGAGAAACCACAAGGCTATCAGATGTCAACCAAACTGAAG ATCGTAACAATTCACCAAGAGCCCTTTGTGTATGTGAAGCCCACGCAAGCAGATGGGACGTGCAGGGAGGAATTCACCATCAATGGTGACCCTGTCAAAAAGGTCTTTTGCACAGGGCCCAACGAGACCATCCCAG GCCGGCCCACCGTGGCACTGTGTTGCTATGGCTTCTGCATCGACCTGCTCATCCGCCTGGCTGGTGTGATGAATTTCACCTACGAGGTTCACCTGGTGGCTGATGGTAAATTTGGTACCCAAGAGCGG gtaaacaacagcaacaagaaggAGTGGAATGGGATGATGGGGGAGTTGCTGAGTGGCCAGGCTGATATGATTGTGGCTCCCCTCACCATCAACAATGAGCGGGCACAGTACATCGagttctccaagcccttcaaGTACCAGGGTCTCACCATCCTTGTGAAGAAG GAAATTCCCCGCAGCACCCTGGACTCGTTCATGCAGCCCTTCCAGAGTACACTGTGGCTTCTGGTGGGGCTGTCTGTGCATGTGGTGGCAGTGATGCTATACCTTCTAGATCGATTCAG CCCATTTGGACGGTTCAAAGTGAAcagcgaggaggaggaggaagatgccCTGACACTCTCCTCAGCCATGTGGTTCTCCTGGGGAGTCCTGCTGAACTCCGGCATTGGAGAAG GTGCTCCCCGGAGTTTCTCTGCTCGTATTCTGGGCATGGTGTGGGCTGGCTTCGCTATGATCATTGTGGCTTCTTACACTGCCAACCTGGCTGCCTTCCTGGTGTTGGACCGTCCTGAGGAGAGAATTACAGGCATCAACGACCCCCGG CTGCGCAACCCCTCCGATAAGTTCATTTATGCCACGGTGAAGCAGAGCTCGGTGGACATCTACTTCCGACGGCAGGTGGAGCTGAGCACCATGTACCGGCACATGGAGAAACACAACTATGAGAGCGCAGCCGAAGCCATCCAGGCTGTGAGAGACAA TAAGCTCCACGCCTTCATCTGGgactcagcagtgctggagttTGAAGCCTCACAGAAGTGTGACCTGGTGACGACAGGGGAACTTTTCTTCCGCTCCGGCTTCGGGATCGGGATGCGCAAGGACAGCCCATGGAAGCAGAATGTCTCGCTGGCCATCCTCAA GTCCCACGAGAACGGCTTCATGGAGGATTTGGACAAGACTTGGGTGAGGTATCAGGAGTGTGATTCCCGTAGCAATGCCCCAGCAACACTCACCTTTGAAAATATGGCAG GTGTGTTTATGCTGGTGGCTGGAGGTATTGTTGCCgggatatttttaatattcatagaAATAGCTTACAAAAGGCATAAGGACGCGCGGAGGAAGCAGATGCAGCTGGCGTTTGCGGCCGTTAATGTGTGGAGGAAAAACCTGCAG AGAGAACTGAGAAGGAGGAGCAAATGTATCCCCGAGCATGCTCTACGCACCAGCGGGATACATTTTGGTTACCCCCGTGCGGTAGCAGAGCCAGACCTGGTCACTCCGTCCCCCGTCGGCAAGGTCACACTCATTGGCACGAAAGCAATTGGGGAGGAATCGTTGTCAGCGCCCGCCGCCGAGCGCGGCCGGTCCCCACGGCTGGCTGCCCCCGCACCGTGGCGGCTGGTGCTCCCAGCCTGCGCCAACCAG CAATACCATCCCACTGACATCACCGGCCAGCTCAACCTCTCTGACCCCTCCGTCAGCACTGTGGTGTGA
- the GRIN1 gene encoding glutamate receptor ionotropic, NMDA 1 isoform X9, protein MSAMRLLLLALLFSSSFARAGCDPKIVNIGAVLSTKKHEQIFREAVNQANKRHGTWKLQLNATSVTHKPNAIQMALSVCEDLISSQVYAILVSHPPAPNDHLTPTPVSYTAGFYRIPVIGLTTRMSIYSDKSIHLSFLRTVPPYSHQANVWFEMMRVFNWNHVILIVSDDHEGRAAQKKLETLLEERESKAEKVLQFDPGTKNVTSLLLEAKELEARVIILSASEDDAATVYRSAAMLNMTGSGYVWLVGEREISGNALRYAPDGVIGLQLINGKNESAHISDAVAVVAQAVHDLFEKENITDPPRGCVGNTNIWKTGPLFKRVLMSSKYSEGVTGRVEFNEDGDRKFANYSIMNLQNRKLVQVGIYNGSNVLTNDRKIIWPGGETEKPQGYQMSTKLKIVTIHQEPFVYVKPTQADGTCREEFTINGDPVKKVFCTGPNETIPGRPTVALCCYGFCIDLLIRLAGVMNFTYEVHLVADGKFGTQERVNNSNKKEWNGMMGELLSGQADMIVAPLTINNERAQYIEFSKPFKYQGLTILVKKEIPRSTLDSFMQPFQSTLWLLVGLSVHVVAVMLYLLDRFSPFGRFKVNSEEEEEDALTLSSAMWFSWGVLLNSGIGEGAPRSFSARILGMVWAGFAMIIVASYTANLAAFLVLDRPEERITGINDPRLRNPSDKFIYATVKQSSVDIYFRRQVELSTMYRHMEKHNYESAAEAIQAVRDNKLHAFIWDSAVLEFEASQKCDLVTTGELFFRSGFGIGMRKDSPWKQNVSLAILKSHENGFMEDLDKTWVRYQECDSRSNAPATLTFENMAGVFMLVAGGIVAGIFLIFIEIAYKRHKDARRKQMQLAFAAVNVWRKNLQDRKSGRAEPDPKKKATFRSITSTLASSFKRRRSSKDTQYHPTDITGQLNLSDPSVSTVV, encoded by the exons ATGAGCGCCatgcggctgctgctgctcgctCTGCTCTTCTCATCCTCCTTCGCCCGCGCCGGCTGCGACCCCAAGATCGTCAATATCGGCGCGGTGCTGAGCACCAAGAAGCACGAGCAGATCTTCCGCGAGGCGGTGAACCAGGCCAACAAGCGGCACGGCACCTGGAAGCTGCAGCTCAACGCCACCTCGGTCACGCACAAACCCAACGCCATTCAGATGGCTCTCTCCGTCTGCGAGGACCTCATCTCCAGCCAG GTCTATGCAATATTAGTTAGTCACCCTCCTGCTCCCAACGATCACCTAACACCAACACCCGTATCATACACAGCTGGCTTCTACAGGATCCCTGTCATTGGTCTGACAACACGCATGTCTATATATTCTGATAAG AGCATCCACCTGTCCTTTTTGCGCACGGTCCCACCATACTCTCACCAGGCCAACGTCTGGTTTGAGATGATGAGAGTCTTCAACTGGAATCACGTCATTCTGATAGTCAGCGACGACCACGAAGGTCGTGCTGCACAAAAGAAGCTGGAGACCCTCTTGGAGGAGAGAGAGTCCAAG GCTGAGAAAGTGCTGCAGTTTGACCCCGGGACCAAAAATGTGACATCGCTGCTGCTGGAGGCGAAAGAGCTGGAGGCTCGTGTCATCATCCTCTCCGCCAG TGAGGATGATGCGGCAACGGTGTACAGATCAGCAGCCATGCTCAATATGACGGGCTCCGGCTACGTGTGGCTGGTGGGGGAACGGGAGATTTCGGGCAATGCCCTGCGCTATGCCCCTGATG GAGTCATCGGCTTACAGCTCATCAATGGGAAAAATGAGTCAGCCCACATAAGCGATGCTGTGGCGGTGGTGGCCCAGGCTGTGCACGACTTGTTTGAGAAGGAGAACATCACCGACCCACCACGGGGCTGTGTGGGCAACACCAACATCTGGAAGACGGGGCCCCTTTTCAAGAG GGTGTTAATGTCCTCCAAGTACTCGGAGGGTGTCACCGGACGGGTAGAATTCAATGAGGACGGGGACAGGAAGTTTGCCAATTACAGCATCATGAACCTGCAGAACCGCAAACTGGTCCAGGTTGGGATTTACAATGGTAGCAAT GTCTTGACCAACGACCGGAAGATAATCTGGCCAGGGGGAGAGACTGAGAAACCACAAGGCTATCAGATGTCAACCAAACTGAAG ATCGTAACAATTCACCAAGAGCCCTTTGTGTATGTGAAGCCCACGCAAGCAGATGGGACGTGCAGGGAGGAATTCACCATCAATGGTGACCCTGTCAAAAAGGTCTTTTGCACAGGGCCCAACGAGACCATCCCAG GCCGGCCCACCGTGGCACTGTGTTGCTATGGCTTCTGCATCGACCTGCTCATCCGCCTGGCTGGTGTGATGAATTTCACCTACGAGGTTCACCTGGTGGCTGATGGTAAATTTGGTACCCAAGAGCGG gtaaacaacagcaacaagaaggAGTGGAATGGGATGATGGGGGAGTTGCTGAGTGGCCAGGCTGATATGATTGTGGCTCCCCTCACCATCAACAATGAGCGGGCACAGTACATCGagttctccaagcccttcaaGTACCAGGGTCTCACCATCCTTGTGAAGAAG GAAATTCCCCGCAGCACCCTGGACTCGTTCATGCAGCCCTTCCAGAGTACACTGTGGCTTCTGGTGGGGCTGTCTGTGCATGTGGTGGCAGTGATGCTATACCTTCTAGATCGATTCAG CCCATTTGGACGGTTCAAAGTGAAcagcgaggaggaggaggaagatgccCTGACACTCTCCTCAGCCATGTGGTTCTCCTGGGGAGTCCTGCTGAACTCCGGCATTGGAGAAG GTGCTCCCCGGAGTTTCTCTGCTCGTATTCTGGGCATGGTGTGGGCTGGCTTCGCTATGATCATTGTGGCTTCTTACACTGCCAACCTGGCTGCCTTCCTGGTGTTGGACCGTCCTGAGGAGAGAATTACAGGCATCAACGACCCCCGG CTGCGCAACCCCTCCGATAAGTTCATTTATGCCACGGTGAAGCAGAGCTCGGTGGACATCTACTTCCGACGGCAGGTGGAGCTGAGCACCATGTACCGGCACATGGAGAAACACAACTATGAGAGCGCAGCCGAAGCCATCCAGGCTGTGAGAGACAA TAAGCTCCACGCCTTCATCTGGgactcagcagtgctggagttTGAAGCCTCACAGAAGTGTGACCTGGTGACGACAGGGGAACTTTTCTTCCGCTCCGGCTTCGGGATCGGGATGCGCAAGGACAGCCCATGGAAGCAGAATGTCTCGCTGGCCATCCTCAA GTCCCACGAGAACGGCTTCATGGAGGATTTGGACAAGACTTGGGTGAGGTATCAGGAGTGTGATTCCCGTAGCAATGCCCCAGCAACACTCACCTTTGAAAATATGGCAG GTGTGTTTATGCTGGTGGCTGGAGGTATTGTTGCCgggatatttttaatattcatagaAATAGCTTACAAAAGGCATAAGGACGCGCGGAGGAAGCAGATGCAGCTGGCGTTTGCGGCCGTTAATGTGTGGAGGAAAAACCTGCAG GATAGAAAAAGTGGTAGAGCAGAACCTGACCCTAAAAAGAAAGCCACTTTTAGGTCCATCACCTCCACCCTGGCCTCCAGCTTCAAGAGACGTAGGTCCTCCAAGGATACG CAATACCATCCCACTGACATCACCGGCCAGCTCAACCTCTCTGACCCCTCCGTCAGCACTGTGGTGTGA
- the GRIN1 gene encoding glutamate receptor ionotropic, NMDA 1 isoform X13: MSAMRLLLLALLFSSSFARAGCDPKIVNIGAVLSTKKHEQIFREAVNQANKRHGTWKLQLNATSVTHKPNAIQMALSVCEDLISSQVYAILVSHPPAPNDHLTPTPVSYTAGFYRIPVIGLTTRMSIYSDKSIHLSFLRTVPPYSHQANVWFEMMRVFNWNHVILIVSDDHEGRAAQKKLETLLEERESKAEKVLQFDPGTKNVTSLLLEAKELEARVIILSASEDDAATVYRSAAMLNMTGSGYVWLVGEREISGNALRYAPDGVIGLQLINGKNESAHISDAVAVVAQAVHDLFEKENITDPPRGCVGNTNIWKTGPLFKRVLMSSKYSEGVTGRVEFNEDGDRKFANYSIMNLQNRKLVQVGIYNGSNVLTNDRKIIWPGGETEKPQGYQMSTKLKIVTIHQEPFVYVKPTQADGTCREEFTINGDPVKKVFCTGPNETIPGRPTVALCCYGFCIDLLIRLAGVMNFTYEVHLVADGKFGTQERVNNSNKKEWNGMMGELLSGQADMIVAPLTINNERAQYIEFSKPFKYQGLTILVKKEIPRSTLDSFMQPFQSTLWLLVGLSVHVVAVMLYLLDRFSPFGRFKVNSEEEEEDALTLSSAMWFSWGVLLNSGIGEGAPRSFSARILGMVWAGFAMIIVASYTANLAAFLVLDRPEERITGINDPRLRNPSDKFIYATVKQSSVDIYFRRQVELSTMYRHMEKHNYESAAEAIQAVRDNKLHAFIWDSAVLEFEASQKCDLVTTGELFFRSGFGIGMRKDSPWKQNVSLAILKSHENGFMEDLDKTWVRYQECDSRSNAPATLTFENMAGVFMLVAGGIVAGIFLIFIEIAYKRHKDARRKQMQLAFAAVNVWRKNLQQYHPTDITGQLNLSDPSVSTVV; this comes from the exons ATGAGCGCCatgcggctgctgctgctcgctCTGCTCTTCTCATCCTCCTTCGCCCGCGCCGGCTGCGACCCCAAGATCGTCAATATCGGCGCGGTGCTGAGCACCAAGAAGCACGAGCAGATCTTCCGCGAGGCGGTGAACCAGGCCAACAAGCGGCACGGCACCTGGAAGCTGCAGCTCAACGCCACCTCGGTCACGCACAAACCCAACGCCATTCAGATGGCTCTCTCCGTCTGCGAGGACCTCATCTCCAGCCAG GTCTATGCAATATTAGTTAGTCACCCTCCTGCTCCCAACGATCACCTAACACCAACACCCGTATCATACACAGCTGGCTTCTACAGGATCCCTGTCATTGGTCTGACAACACGCATGTCTATATATTCTGATAAG AGCATCCACCTGTCCTTTTTGCGCACGGTCCCACCATACTCTCACCAGGCCAACGTCTGGTTTGAGATGATGAGAGTCTTCAACTGGAATCACGTCATTCTGATAGTCAGCGACGACCACGAAGGTCGTGCTGCACAAAAGAAGCTGGAGACCCTCTTGGAGGAGAGAGAGTCCAAG GCTGAGAAAGTGCTGCAGTTTGACCCCGGGACCAAAAATGTGACATCGCTGCTGCTGGAGGCGAAAGAGCTGGAGGCTCGTGTCATCATCCTCTCCGCCAG TGAGGATGATGCGGCAACGGTGTACAGATCAGCAGCCATGCTCAATATGACGGGCTCCGGCTACGTGTGGCTGGTGGGGGAACGGGAGATTTCGGGCAATGCCCTGCGCTATGCCCCTGATG GAGTCATCGGCTTACAGCTCATCAATGGGAAAAATGAGTCAGCCCACATAAGCGATGCTGTGGCGGTGGTGGCCCAGGCTGTGCACGACTTGTTTGAGAAGGAGAACATCACCGACCCACCACGGGGCTGTGTGGGCAACACCAACATCTGGAAGACGGGGCCCCTTTTCAAGAG GGTGTTAATGTCCTCCAAGTACTCGGAGGGTGTCACCGGACGGGTAGAATTCAATGAGGACGGGGACAGGAAGTTTGCCAATTACAGCATCATGAACCTGCAGAACCGCAAACTGGTCCAGGTTGGGATTTACAATGGTAGCAAT GTCTTGACCAACGACCGGAAGATAATCTGGCCAGGGGGAGAGACTGAGAAACCACAAGGCTATCAGATGTCAACCAAACTGAAG ATCGTAACAATTCACCAAGAGCCCTTTGTGTATGTGAAGCCCACGCAAGCAGATGGGACGTGCAGGGAGGAATTCACCATCAATGGTGACCCTGTCAAAAAGGTCTTTTGCACAGGGCCCAACGAGACCATCCCAG GCCGGCCCACCGTGGCACTGTGTTGCTATGGCTTCTGCATCGACCTGCTCATCCGCCTGGCTGGTGTGATGAATTTCACCTACGAGGTTCACCTGGTGGCTGATGGTAAATTTGGTACCCAAGAGCGG gtaaacaacagcaacaagaaggAGTGGAATGGGATGATGGGGGAGTTGCTGAGTGGCCAGGCTGATATGATTGTGGCTCCCCTCACCATCAACAATGAGCGGGCACAGTACATCGagttctccaagcccttcaaGTACCAGGGTCTCACCATCCTTGTGAAGAAG GAAATTCCCCGCAGCACCCTGGACTCGTTCATGCAGCCCTTCCAGAGTACACTGTGGCTTCTGGTGGGGCTGTCTGTGCATGTGGTGGCAGTGATGCTATACCTTCTAGATCGATTCAG CCCATTTGGACGGTTCAAAGTGAAcagcgaggaggaggaggaagatgccCTGACACTCTCCTCAGCCATGTGGTTCTCCTGGGGAGTCCTGCTGAACTCCGGCATTGGAGAAG GTGCTCCCCGGAGTTTCTCTGCTCGTATTCTGGGCATGGTGTGGGCTGGCTTCGCTATGATCATTGTGGCTTCTTACACTGCCAACCTGGCTGCCTTCCTGGTGTTGGACCGTCCTGAGGAGAGAATTACAGGCATCAACGACCCCCGG CTGCGCAACCCCTCCGATAAGTTCATTTATGCCACGGTGAAGCAGAGCTCGGTGGACATCTACTTCCGACGGCAGGTGGAGCTGAGCACCATGTACCGGCACATGGAGAAACACAACTATGAGAGCGCAGCCGAAGCCATCCAGGCTGTGAGAGACAA TAAGCTCCACGCCTTCATCTGGgactcagcagtgctggagttTGAAGCCTCACAGAAGTGTGACCTGGTGACGACAGGGGAACTTTTCTTCCGCTCCGGCTTCGGGATCGGGATGCGCAAGGACAGCCCATGGAAGCAGAATGTCTCGCTGGCCATCCTCAA GTCCCACGAGAACGGCTTCATGGAGGATTTGGACAAGACTTGGGTGAGGTATCAGGAGTGTGATTCCCGTAGCAATGCCCCAGCAACACTCACCTTTGAAAATATGGCAG GTGTGTTTATGCTGGTGGCTGGAGGTATTGTTGCCgggatatttttaatattcatagaAATAGCTTACAAAAGGCATAAGGACGCGCGGAGGAAGCAGATGCAGCTGGCGTTTGCGGCCGTTAATGTGTGGAGGAAAAACCTGCAG CAATACCATCCCACTGACATCACCGGCCAGCTCAACCTCTCTGACCCCTCCGTCAGCACTGTGGTGTGA